The sequence GCATTTCAGCATCCATCTGCGCTTTTGCGTTCCAAATATAAACACCCATTGTCGTGATCAGGCAAATGGTGATCGCAATAATGCTGATGCTTGTCATCACTTGTGCCTTGGCAGCGCGGAATAGCTTGAAGGCAATCGCTTTTAGATTGAACATTAGCGCTCACCTCTTGTAATAACCTTGAATTTTGAAAGGATGGCATCTAAATCATCAGTTGTTTTATTGTTTTGATAGGAATCGACGATCATGCCATCGTGGAAAAATAGAACCCGATCTGCGAATGTCGCGACATATGGATCATGCGTGACAAGCAAAATAGTCTGGCCTTCTTGCTGCAAGTCGACAAGCAACTGTAAAATGTCATCTGTCGTATTCACGTCCAGCGATCCCGTCGGCTCATCGGCAAGCAGGATGGGGGGCTTAGTAATAATTGCGCGGGCAATTGCCACCCGCTGTTTTTGTCCCCCTGACAACTCGTGTGGCCGATGCTTCCGCCAGTTAGCGATGCCTAACTGCTTCATCGTTGCTTCGACACGGGTTTTTGTTTCTTTCGTTGGAATGTCATTTAAAATAAGTGGCAGTGCGATATTATCTTCAACAGATAAGTCTTTTAGCAGATGAAAGGATTGGAAGATGAAACCGATATTCTCTTTCCGGAAGTTTGATGATTGTGGTTCCTTATAAATGGAATTAGCCTCTTTTCCAAATAAGAAAATTGTTCCCGTCGTCGGCTCATCAATCGCACTGATCATATTGAGCAGCGTACTCTTTCCAGACCCACTCGTCCCCATGATTGCCACCATTTCACCTTTATAAATAGAGCAGTGAATATTTTTCAATGCTTCAACTTGATGCTCTTTCTGTTTAAATATTTTCGACATGCCTTCAACGCGCAAAATTTCTGTTAACCTCGATTCCGGGACAGGTATTTGATCAATCACCTGCTTCAACGGATTGAACCCATTCATCTATGTACGCCCCTTTCAATTGTTGTCGCAAACGGTGTAACCCCCGCCGGATATTTGTCTTTACAGTACCTTCTGGACAATCCAGAATGAGTGCAATTTCCTTTACGGTAAGATCTTGATAAAAGCGGAGCAATAAGACCGTTTTGTACTTTTCCTCCAGCCTTCTTAACGCTTCCCATAAATCCAACTGTTCATCTATATCAGGATTGTTCGATGAAGCATATGTATCTAGCTCGCTTGGATCAGTAGGGTCTGTCTGTTTAGCCTTTTCTATGTAGGTCTTACTGCAATTGATGACAATACGTGTAATCCAAGTGGAGAAGTATTGCGGTTCTCTTAACTTAGGCAAAGCTTCATAGGCACGGATAACAGACTGCTGAAAAATATCAACGGCATCTTCCTCATTTTGAACGTAAACGAACGCAATTCGATATAATTGAGCCTGTAGTGGTTCAAGTAATTCGTAAAAAGCCTTTTCATCACCTGTTTGAGCCTTCATGACAAGGGCACTTTGAATAGTAAGAATGTAGAACACCTCCCTGCTCATTAGACTCTGCAAAACTAGATTTCGATTCACTTTTTAAATAAAGATTTAGAAGTCACATAGAGATCTGAAATCAGCTTTTATTATCGGTTAAAGATTACCTTTTTTCGTAGCAGTCTCGTTTAATCAATATGACGAAATAAGAGCAGAACACCTATCCTCCATCTTCGAGAGACTCTACACAGATTCTACCGGTTCTGCAAATGGAAACGGAAGGGCACTGGGACTGGGACTGGGACTCGCGATTGTGAGGGGAATCATCCATGCTCATCAAGGAAAGATCACTGTAGAAAGCGAGTTCGGCAAAGGCATGACTTTTTCAATTTCTCTTCCGGTTATGCCGAAAACGGGGCATTTTAAATGACCGCTGACTCGATATAATCAACTGTTTGCATCTGACAGGTTAATCGTGTTTAGCAAATTGGTTAGATGGGCTTTAATAAATGTCTGCAAACTGTGGACTTTCTTTGGTATTAGGTTATCATTAAGGAAAGAGAGCTTGCTTAATTTGAAAAAATGGGGGGAAGGACATGTCAGTTTATAAATTGGGTGAGGAACTTAATCTGCGGTTAGTAAGAGGAATAGAACAAGGCTATAGTGACTATGCTGAAGTAAGGAAAGAAAAACGAGAGGAATTACTCGTTAGCGGTGCGTATGCCTGGGTTAAAGGAAATCATATAGAACATCAAGTGGCTAAAGAGCTTCAAGAAATCGGCATCGAATTTAAACAAGAGAAAGCTGGATATACATGGGAGTACCTGAGTTTCAAAGAGCCAAAAGAAAGTAATCTAATCATCATCAAAAATGCGAATGTCATAAAAGGGAAATCAAAAGAACCTGTTTTAGATACTTCCAACACAGAGAATTATTTGGTGAGGTTGTCGAAAATAAATTCAGATATTGATTTTGACG is a genomic window of Sporosarcina oncorhynchi containing:
- a CDS encoding ABC transporter ATP-binding protein; amino-acid sequence: MSKIFKQKEHQVEALKNIHCSIYKGEMVAIMGTSGSGKSTLLNMISAIDEPTTGTIFLFGKEANSIYKEPQSSNFRKENIGFIFQSFHLLKDLSVEDNIALPLILNDIPTKETKTRVEATMKQLGIANWRKHRPHELSGGQKQRVAIARAIITKPPILLADEPTGSLDVNTTDDILQLLVDLQQEGQTILLVTHDPYVATFADRVLFFHDGMIVDSYQNNKTTDDLDAILSKFKVITRGER
- a CDS encoding sigma-70 family RNA polymerase sigma factor; translation: MKAQTGDEKAFYELLEPLQAQLYRIAFVYVQNEEDAVDIFQQSVIRAYEALPKLREPQYFSTWITRIVINCSKTYIEKAKQTDPTDPSELDTYASSNNPDIDEQLDLWEALRRLEEKYKTVLLLRFYQDLTVKEIALILDCPEGTVKTNIRRGLHRLRQQLKGAYIDEWVQSVEAGD
- a CDS encoding ATP-binding protein, with the translated sequence MFERLYTDSTGSANGNGRALGLGLGLAIVRGIIHAHQGKITVESEFGKGMTFSISLPVMPKTGHFK